The following coding sequences are from one Spartobacteria bacterium window:
- a CDS encoding NDP-sugar synthase has product MKALIHTGLVEPWADLLGDPPSMLHPAGNRPLLEYWLEYCVQLGISDVTLVLGEGAYRVEQRMGTGTRWGVDIHYVFMKPDANPLAILRRNPARWQDGLLFVGGSFFPMRDAAVKPGSWPENQTFRLPTDHEHVLFISRNASDIDAFMHGRPIGGTAADALGFQPVHIDCINDYFQINMQLVRGAIRHYVEPGYLNRDEAYIGTNVVIPPSTELNAPLIIGDDCRMTPLTRIGPHAIIGSHVVVDTQTELRDCMVMDGTYVGRNLEVSGKIVTSRRIIVPETGAALDIHDPWVISEMEGGLRFGDVVRMLLGWIMALITLTVMIIPFAVLYPLLTRSDRGYMSQHTCYGRGGRPLMVSVWCSVQKCWMNSLFLALSLNLVPRLWLVLRGSLWLCGHRPCRNPEENSEFLLLKPYFPAAISYDDRKPFVDVASRRVSNLYFTRYRSVLEMLKIFFGALFLK; this is encoded by the coding sequence ATGAAGGCATTGATTCATACAGGCCTGGTGGAACCATGGGCCGATCTGCTGGGTGATCCGCCGTCCATGCTGCATCCGGCGGGAAATCGTCCGCTGCTGGAATACTGGCTGGAATATTGTGTGCAGCTTGGAATATCGGATGTCACGCTGGTGCTGGGCGAAGGGGCCTATCGCGTGGAACAGCGTATGGGCACGGGAACTCGCTGGGGAGTGGATATTCATTATGTTTTCATGAAGCCCGATGCGAATCCGCTAGCGATACTGCGGAGAAATCCAGCCCGCTGGCAGGATGGTCTGCTTTTTGTCGGTGGCAGCTTTTTCCCTATGCGCGATGCCGCCGTGAAACCTGGTTCCTGGCCGGAGAATCAAACATTTCGGCTGCCTACGGATCATGAACATGTTTTGTTTATCAGTCGTAACGCCTCTGATATCGACGCGTTTATGCATGGCCGGCCGATCGGCGGAACGGCTGCCGATGCGTTGGGTTTCCAGCCTGTGCATATCGACTGTATTAATGATTATTTCCAGATTAATATGCAGCTGGTTCGGGGGGCTATTCGCCATTATGTGGAGCCCGGCTATCTGAACCGGGATGAGGCATATATCGGCACCAATGTCGTGATTCCGCCTTCGACCGAACTGAATGCCCCGCTGATTATTGGGGATGACTGCCGAATGACTCCTCTGACGCGCATCGGGCCGCATGCTATTATTGGCAGTCATGTCGTGGTCGATACACAAACGGAGTTGCGCGACTGTATGGTCATGGATGGAACGTATGTGGGTCGCAATCTGGAGGTTTCGGGGAAAATTGTAACCAGTCGACGCATTATTGTGCCTGAAACAGGGGCCGCACTGGATATTCATGATCCGTGGGTCATTTCTGAAATGGAGGGCGGATTGCGTTTCGGCGATGTGGTTCGCATGCTGCTCGGCTGGATCATGGCTCTGATCACACTGACGGTGATGATCATTCCCTTTGCGGTGTTGTATCCCCTGCTGACGCGGTCTGATCGCGGTTATATGTCGCAGCATACTTGCTATGGCAGAGGGGGGCGTCCGCTGATGGTTTCGGTTTGGTGCTCGGTGCAGAAATGCTGGATGAACAGTCTGTTTCTAGCTCTTTCGCTCAATCTTGTTCCGCGCCTCTGGCTGGTGCTTCGTGGTTCCCTGTGGTTGTGTGGACATCGTCCCTGTCGCAACCCGGAAGAAAATAGCGAATTCCTGCTGCTCAAGCCTTATTTCCCCGCCGCCATTAGTTATGATGACCGAAAGCCCTTTGTGGATGTGGCGTCGCGTCGTGTCAGTAATCTCTATTTCACACGCTATCGCAGTGTCCTTGAAATGCTGAAAATATTTTTCGGTGCGCTGTTCCTTAAATGA
- a CDS encoding anti-sigma factor antagonist, translated as MSTYDFSADGGAGVTTIEGSLTALNVDAFRDAFIRWFNQNKQVTRMVVDVAKTDFMDSSGLGALIGMLKQFTERDGDVRIAGLSSNLRILFEVTQAYKMFEIFDTVDEAMSAES; from the coding sequence ATGAGTACATATGATTTTTCTGCGGACGGCGGAGCCGGTGTGACGACGATTGAAGGATCGCTGACCGCGCTGAATGTAGATGCTTTTCGCGATGCGTTTATTCGCTGGTTCAACCAGAATAAACAGGTAACACGCATGGTGGTGGACGTGGCGAAAACGGACTTTATGGACAGCTCCGGTCTGGGTGCACTGATTGGTATGCTGAAGCAGTTTACCGAGCGTGATGGTGACGTGCGTATCGCTGGATTATCCAGTAATTTGCGTATCCTCTTTGAAGTGACTCAGGCATACAAAATGTTCGAAATATTTGATACCGTCGATGAGGCCATGAGTGCTGAATCATGA
- a CDS encoding sugar transferase, translating into MNEMIYKVRMELFKELDMPVSKADARLLARRQRRRLLLWEVNLKSLYAIKRMMDVAASLVGLLLLSPVFLVVGLLIMLEDGRPVFYTQDRVGLNGVLFRFYKFRSMYRNADKMKAELSEQNESGDGVIFKMKKDPRVTRMGRFIRRYSIDEMPQFLNVLSGDLALVGPRPPLPKEVALYTLDERKRLHVKPGLTCLWQVQGRSDIPFKDQVRLDLKYIHSQSVWTDIKIILQTVPAVLLGKGAY; encoded by the coding sequence ATGAATGAAATGATTTATAAAGTTCGTATGGAACTGTTTAAAGAATTGGACATGCCGGTTTCTAAAGCCGATGCCCGGCTGCTTGCGCGTCGTCAGCGCCGGCGCTTGCTGTTGTGGGAAGTGAATCTGAAAAGTTTGTACGCGATCAAGCGGATGATGGATGTGGCGGCTAGCCTGGTGGGATTATTGTTGCTGTCGCCGGTATTTCTGGTTGTAGGATTGCTGATTATGCTGGAGGACGGCCGACCGGTATTTTATACACAGGACCGCGTCGGATTGAACGGCGTTTTGTTTCGCTTTTATAAATTTCGATCCATGTATCGAAATGCCGATAAAATGAAGGCGGAACTGAGCGAGCAGAATGAATCCGGTGACGGGGTCATTTTTAAGATGAAAAAAGACCCGCGTGTGACCAGAATGGGCCGCTTTATCAGGCGATACAGCATTGATGAGATGCCGCAGTTTCTCAATGTGCTCAGTGGGGATCTGGCATTGGTGGGGCCGCGTCCGCCGCTGCCTAAAGAAGTGGCGCTTTATACACTGGATGAACGCAAACGACTGCATGTCAAACCGGGCCTGACCTGTTTATGGCAGGTGCAGGGGCGTTCTGATATTCCTTTTAAAGATCAGGTACGTCTGGATTTAAAATACATTCATAGTCAGAGTGTCTGGACGGATATAAAGATTATTTTGCAGACGGTTCCGGCTGTTCTGCTGGGTAAAGGGGCATACTAA
- a CDS encoding response regulator: protein MKREDITVLFVDDEAHLLKSIERCLIREPFTKCFASSGAAALELLKERPVHVVVSDLKMPGMSGLEFLAQVREIYPDIVRLVLSGNADMSAVVELINRNEVFRYISKPLDKPDELKAALRQSIEFYCIRAERDELTQQLERWKQRLSKELLLAETVQKSILCTDPFFVDDVEIYFDYHSYQHVGGDVFDAFSLPDGRLFLYIGDVAGHGLGPALVASLLKVAMEDVGGNFSDQGLHVVCKEIVHRFLHLIKHSEIYATMLMAVLDPETGALDMMNCGHPKPLIMDAQGVPRTMNLSRGCIPVGWAPANKMALTESSVERVMLRDGDRVVFYTDGLIECRGPDPERLRPPEFLAPFFGAALADERVLQKAQDGLRRMEDAGYDLKDDDSSALVICYKPESNHQLKLHVPVTLEGADNLATRMADTVMQWHGVQMAAPMVRLVVMEYAVNIVKYSGLTASDFFDFEATMGQSVLKIRFFDGGREWNFLSKMEYAAQIPASSETGRGLPIIHNLTCARSVFRRSRTNIAVFLMDLDWLEKGCVSHE from the coding sequence ATGAAAAGGGAAGATATTACAGTCCTGTTTGTCGATGACGAAGCGCATCTGCTGAAATCCATCGAGCGCTGTCTGATTCGCGAGCCATTTACAAAATGTTTTGCGTCTTCCGGTGCGGCGGCACTGGAACTGCTGAAGGAAAGGCCGGTGCATGTGGTGGTATCGGACTTGAAAATGCCCGGGATGAGCGGACTGGAATTTCTGGCGCAGGTGCGTGAGATTTATCCGGATATCGTCCGGCTGGTGCTCAGCGGTAATGCAGATATGTCGGCGGTGGTGGAACTGATTAACCGCAATGAAGTCTTTCGTTATATTTCCAAGCCGCTGGACAAGCCGGATGAATTAAAGGCCGCGTTGCGGCAGTCCATTGAGTTTTATTGTATTCGTGCCGAACGCGATGAACTGACACAGCAGCTGGAGCGCTGGAAGCAGCGTTTGTCCAAGGAGCTGCTGCTGGCAGAAACCGTACAGAAGAGTATCCTGTGCACTGATCCCTTTTTTGTGGATGATGTTGAGATTTATTTTGATTACCATTCCTATCAGCATGTAGGTGGCGATGTATTTGATGCCTTTTCGCTGCCGGACGGTCGTTTGTTTCTGTATATTGGCGATGTGGCGGGGCATGGTTTGGGACCGGCACTGGTCGCTTCGCTGCTGAAGGTGGCCATGGAGGATGTTGGCGGGAATTTCTCTGATCAAGGGTTGCATGTGGTATGTAAAGAGATCGTACACCGATTTTTACACCTGATTAAGCACAGTGAGATCTATGCCACCATGCTGATGGCTGTTCTCGATCCTGAAACCGGTGCGCTGGATATGATGAATTGCGGCCACCCGAAACCGCTCATTATGGATGCTCAGGGTGTGCCTCGCACGATGAATTTGTCGCGCGGATGTATCCCCGTTGGCTGGGCTCCGGCCAATAAAATGGCTCTGACGGAGTCGTCGGTGGAACGGGTTATGCTGCGGGATGGGGATCGTGTGGTGTTTTATACCGATGGATTGATTGAATGCCGTGGACCGGATCCCGAGCGGTTGCGTCCGCCGGAATTTCTGGCACCGTTTTTTGGCGCCGCTCTGGCGGATGAACGGGTGCTGCAGAAAGCGCAAGATGGACTGCGTCGCATGGAGGATGCTGGTTATGATTTGAAGGACGACGACAGCAGTGCGCTGGTGATCTGTTATAAACCAGAGTCGAACCATCAGCTGAAACTGCATGTTCCGGTGACGCTGGAGGGCGCGGACAACTTGGCTACACGTATGGCTGATACCGTTATGCAATGGCATGGAGTACAGATGGCTGCGCCAATGGTACGGTTGGTTGTGATGGAATATGCAGTCAATATTGTGAAATATTCAGGGCTTACGGCATCCGATTTTTTTGACTTTGAAGCAACGATGGGGCAGTCTGTCTTAAAGATACGTTTTTTTGATGGCGGAAGAGAATGGAATTTCCTGAGTAAAATGGAGTACGCTGCACAAATTCCCGCATCCTCGGAAACGGGCAGGGGATTGCCGATTATTCACAATTTGACCTGTGCCCGGTCTGTTTTCCGCCGTTCTCGTACGAATATCGCAGTATTTCTGATGGATCTGGACTGGTTGGAGAAAGGGTGCGTGTCGCATGAATGA
- a CDS encoding PAS domain S-box protein — MAEKSLPEGANPCLTCKHLPFKKMAEMELLTMAMDATGCGVWDWDIPTGRVAFSDLWFTMLGYEPGSLPSVLSSWEQLVHPDDLQQAREQVHAHLAGEIEVYESTHRCRTQSGTWCWILDRGKVVQRDADGNPLRMVGTHMDITSLKDEEEAFAGKSSLLQGLLRSIPDIVFFKDMQGNYLGCNAPFEELAGKTEDEVVGHSDREVFNGNGPRTFRLLDSLTLKHSEEWVNYPDGRSVLLDTIKAPLFSTKDSMIGLVGVGRDVTDRKRYEAELHYHAQIDSTIAMIATAFINLKADTAQQIINYSLADVGELLDVDRVYIFHYTDDLSACSNTYEWCAEGVVPQIEKLQNVPSSVLPWWAGQMQDFRRIILPDINALPPEAAAERELLQSQDIQSLLVVPMMWAGRLDGFMGFDSVRHKKDWQEDDINSLELLASIITNAVKHQEGAQALIEMNATLEKRVEERTEALKRTQAQLYLQEKLASIGQLAAGLAHEINNPVSFVSTNFAMLKEDVALFRDLISKYRELVTAAENRDDIAPLIIAVRDEEKRIALEYILDDLDTLFTETRDGFDRIINIINSMRDFSRSDKSSQKTMIYDLNKGIVDTLVISRNAYKYFAQIEQNLGTLPELYCMPSQINQVLLNIIVNAAQSIEGKGMTADEGRIMIRTWCDAERVYCQVADNGGGVDAAHISRLFEPFYTTKEPGKGTGLGLSISYDIIVNKHHGELTCKNAEGGGAVFTIALPRALDENGMS, encoded by the coding sequence ATGGCTGAGAAATCCCTGCCGGAAGGTGCCAATCCATGCCTGACCTGTAAGCATCTGCCTTTCAAAAAAATGGCGGAAATGGAATTGCTCACCATGGCGATGGATGCCACGGGATGCGGGGTATGGGACTGGGATATTCCCACAGGCCGGGTTGCCTTCAGTGATTTATGGTTTACCATGCTGGGCTATGAGCCGGGGTCGTTACCGTCCGTCCTGTCTTCCTGGGAGCAGCTGGTTCATCCCGATGATTTGCAGCAGGCTCGTGAACAGGTGCATGCGCATCTTGCCGGAGAAATCGAGGTGTATGAGTCCACCCATCGCTGTCGTACGCAGTCAGGAACATGGTGCTGGATTTTAGATCGCGGCAAGGTGGTGCAGCGGGATGCCGACGGAAATCCGTTACGCATGGTGGGCACGCATATGGATATTACTTCGCTGAAAGACGAGGAAGAGGCTTTCGCTGGAAAATCGTCGCTCTTACAGGGATTGCTGCGTTCGATTCCAGATATTGTCTTCTTTAAAGATATGCAGGGAAATTATCTGGGATGCAATGCCCCCTTTGAGGAGCTGGCCGGAAAGACCGAAGACGAGGTCGTCGGACACAGTGATCGGGAGGTTTTTAACGGGAATGGGCCGCGCACGTTTCGTCTGCTCGATTCGCTGACGCTCAAGCATAGCGAAGAATGGGTGAATTATCCCGACGGCCGCAGCGTTCTGCTTGATACCATAAAAGCACCGCTTTTCTCTACCAAAGACAGTATGATCGGTCTTGTTGGTGTGGGGCGCGATGTCACCGATCGCAAACGCTACGAAGCCGAACTGCATTATCACGCGCAGATTGACTCCACCATTGCCATGATTGCCACCGCGTTCATTAACTTAAAAGCCGATACGGCCCAGCAGATCATCAATTATTCGCTGGCCGATGTGGGGGAACTGCTGGATGTCGATCGTGTGTATATTTTTCATTATACAGATGACCTGTCGGCCTGTTCCAACACCTATGAATGGTGTGCAGAGGGCGTGGTCCCCCAAATCGAAAAACTTCAGAACGTGCCTTCGTCGGTGTTGCCATGGTGGGCCGGGCAGATGCAGGATTTCCGCCGCATTATTCTGCCTGATATCAATGCGCTGCCGCCTGAAGCCGCAGCCGAGCGGGAGCTGTTGCAGTCACAGGATATTCAGTCGCTGCTGGTGGTGCCCATGATGTGGGCGGGGCGTCTCGACGGATTTATGGGTTTCGATTCGGTCCGCCATAAAAAAGACTGGCAGGAAGATGACATTAACTCTTTGGAGTTGCTGGCAAGCATCATTACCAATGCCGTCAAACATCAGGAAGGGGCGCAGGCACTGATTGAGATGAATGCGACGCTGGAAAAACGCGTGGAAGAACGGACGGAAGCCTTGAAGCGCACGCAGGCTCAGTTGTATTTGCAGGAAAAATTGGCATCCATCGGGCAGCTGGCGGCAGGTCTCGCCCATGAAATTAACAATCCGGTCAGTTTTGTATCCACCAATTTTGCCATGCTCAAAGAGGACGTGGCCTTATTTCGTGATCTCATCAGTAAATACCGGGAACTGGTGACCGCTGCGGAAAACCGCGATGATATTGCGCCGCTGATTATCGCTGTCAGGGATGAAGAAAAACGGATTGCTCTGGAATATATTCTTGATGATTTGGATACGCTGTTTACTGAAACCCGCGATGGATTTGATCGCATCATTAATATTATCAACAGCATGCGTGACTTTTCCCGCAGTGATAAATCGTCGCAGAAAACGATGATTTATGACCTCAATAAAGGCATTGTCGATACGTTGGTGATTTCTCGTAACGCGTATAAATATTTCGCACAGATTGAACAGAATCTAGGGACGCTTCCTGAACTGTACTGCATGCCCAGCCAGATTAATCAGGTGCTGCTGAATATCATTGTCAATGCCGCCCAGTCCATCGAAGGAAAGGGCATGACCGCCGATGAAGGCCGCATTATGATTCGGACGTGGTGTGATGCCGAGCGGGTTTATTGTCAGGTAGCCGATAATGGCGGTGGTGTTGATGCAGCGCATATATCACGCCTGTTTGAACCTTTTTATACCACCAAGGAGCCAGGGAAAGGGACGGGGCTGGGATTGAGTATTTCCTATGATATTATTGTGAATAAACATCATGGGGAATTAACATGTAAAAATGCAGAGGGAGGAGGCGCCGTCTTTACCATCGCGCTGCCCCGTGCTTTAGATGAGAATGGAATGTCATGA
- a CDS encoding sugar transporter, whose amino-acid sequence MKQRIIQHVGLWVIVLGMFLLTGCETITPGTYKAGSDGTFQLQTNASAATTPFALSEQTVPPEPAPAGQVKSFSSTAYDASYRLGPGDRFSFLVRGRPEISREDLLVAPDGDVALPRVGIINVKDKTLVQVTEMITTRLKQYYDDPDVTLVMSVFNNNKVYVLGRVANPGVVHFADRGTLLEALALAGGLPTDTSKSFLTRCMIVRGQDVVIWIDLKELLENGNMALNARLQNNDIVFIPQSDDQLAYVMGQVMSPGVIALRSRMTILDAVMTSGGPKDSAELSKVYLIRAGAKEGHVEEIDLSVMVSQGDMRKNYRLKDGDIVYVSERGISKYNYYVKQLIPSMDVIDFSISSAESFGIMAELRGLLWNQEGYVND is encoded by the coding sequence ATGAAACAGCGTATCATCCAACATGTTGGCCTCTGGGTCATAGTGCTGGGAATGTTCCTGCTGACGGGATGCGAAACTATCACTCCCGGCACCTACAAGGCGGGTTCTGACGGAACATTTCAACTCCAGACCAACGCGTCGGCAGCGACCACGCCTTTTGCCTTGTCGGAGCAGACCGTGCCGCCGGAGCCGGCTCCGGCGGGCCAGGTCAAAAGTTTTTCTTCGACTGCCTATGATGCGTCTTACCGGCTAGGTCCCGGTGACCGTTTTTCCTTTTTAGTAAGAGGGAGGCCGGAAATATCCCGAGAAGATCTGCTGGTCGCACCTGACGGCGATGTGGCGCTGCCCCGCGTAGGAATCATCAACGTCAAAGATAAAACGTTGGTGCAGGTGACAGAAATGATAACCACGCGCCTGAAACAATATTATGACGATCCTGATGTCACCTTGGTTATGTCGGTATTCAACAACAACAAGGTCTATGTGCTCGGACGCGTCGCCAATCCCGGCGTGGTTCATTTTGCGGATCGTGGTACGTTGCTGGAGGCGTTGGCATTGGCCGGCGGATTGCCCACGGACACATCGAAATCTTTCCTTACCCGCTGCATGATCGTACGCGGTCAGGATGTGGTCATCTGGATTGATCTGAAAGAACTGCTGGAAAACGGCAACATGGCGTTGAACGCCCGCCTGCAAAACAATGACATCGTGTTCATTCCCCAGAGTGATGATCAGCTGGCTTACGTGATGGGTCAGGTTATGTCGCCGGGCGTTATTGCGCTGCGTTCCCGTATGACCATTCTCGATGCGGTGATGACCTCCGGCGGCCCGAAAGACAGCGCAGAATTGAGTAAAGTATACCTTATTCGGGCGGGGGCCAAGGAAGGTCACGTGGAAGAAATCGATCTTTCGGTCATGGTTTCTCAGGGTGACATGCGAAAGAATTACCGTTTGAAGGACGGCGATATTGTGTACGTCAGCGAGCGGGGCATCAGCAAGTACAACTATTATGTCAAACAGCTGATTCCCAGTATGGATGTCATCGACTTTTCCATCTCCTCCGCAGAGAGCTTCGGCATCATGGCAGAATTACGCGGGCTGCTCTGGAACCAGGAAGGCTACGTGAACGATTAA
- a CDS encoding glycosyltransferase family 2 protein, which produces MSYVLITPCRDEAKYARRTLNSVVRQTVIPDLWVIVDDGSQDDTPRILEEFASRYDWIKILRREDRGHRAVGPGVIDAFYAGLDRVRLADFDYVCKFDLDLDIPASYFEILIERMERNPRLGTCSGKPYYPDPDTGKMVSEKCGDEMSVGMTKFYRTTCFQEIGGFVREVMWDGIDCHRCRMLGWMACSWDEPEIRFEHLRPMGSSQVSIWTGRKRHGYGQYFMGTGLLYMTASALFRMSRPPLIIGGLAMWWGYVESMLARKPRYNDLEFRRFLRQYQRNCLLKGKHRATEELAQQV; this is translated from the coding sequence ATGAGTTATGTACTAATTACACCCTGCCGTGATGAAGCGAAGTATGCACGTCGCACATTAAACAGCGTTGTCCGGCAGACGGTTATTCCCGATTTATGGGTGATCGTTGACGATGGTTCGCAGGATGACACACCGCGAATATTGGAAGAATTTGCATCGCGATATGACTGGATAAAAATCCTGCGTCGTGAAGACCGTGGTCATCGGGCGGTGGGTCCCGGGGTGATTGACGCTTTTTATGCCGGATTAGACAGGGTCAGGTTGGCGGACTTCGATTATGTGTGTAAATTCGATTTAGATTTGGATATTCCTGCATCCTATTTTGAGATTTTGATAGAGCGTATGGAACGCAATCCACGGCTGGGCACGTGCAGCGGAAAACCCTATTACCCTGATCCGGATACGGGGAAAATGGTGAGCGAAAAATGTGGAGACGAAATGTCTGTGGGCATGACCAAGTTTTATCGTACCACCTGCTTTCAGGAAATCGGTGGATTTGTGCGCGAAGTGATGTGGGACGGCATTGACTGTCATCGCTGCCGCATGCTCGGATGGATGGCGTGCAGTTGGGACGAACCGGAAATTCGTTTTGAGCATCTGCGCCCTATGGGATCCAGTCAGGTCAGCATCTGGACGGGCCGCAAGCGGCATGGTTACGGTCAGTATTTTATGGGAACCGGTCTCCTGTACATGACTGCAAGTGCACTATTCCGCATGTCACGCCCCCCGTTGATTATCGGTGGATTAGCCATGTGGTGGGGTTATGTAGAAAGCATGCTGGCACGCAAGCCGCGGTATAACGATTTGGAGTTCCGGCGGTTTCTGCGTCAATATCAGCGAAATTGTTTGCTGAAAGGCAAGCACCGCGCCACAGAGGAACTGGCGCAGCAGGTATGA
- a CDS encoding colanic acid biosynthesis glycosyltransferase WcaL, with protein sequence MKRKDAGGRERILYISSYLPKLSETFVYREIFALRALGRDVATASLHCPEAFDEPSLISLAEGTVVVYNGWGLLLRDAIKEGLFHPRNMFCTLWMAWNDAVRGVSGFSLFSRLKILGQAVVSLALAGRLRGMRIAHIHGHMAHAPTTIAMYTARQLGIGFSFTGHAADLFRDGQLLREKLERARFISCISYWHREYYKSVYRRSDEVLPVIRCGIDPAIFVPEAHASYSVTKILAAGRLVRKKGFDILLQSLAQLKERAVPFHCTLIGDGEERAALQSLCGSLHLEDQVEFMGSQSNAVICAAMKRSDLFVLPCRIASSGDRDGIPVVLMEAMAAELCVVSGDLPTIRELVINEETGIMVEPEQVEELCDKLTWLIQDTIRRQALARRGRAMVVEQYSSEGNARKLNLAFSAAMG encoded by the coding sequence ATGAAACGCAAAGACGCAGGAGGCCGCGAACGTATTTTGTACATAAGTTCGTATTTGCCAAAATTATCGGAAACTTTTGTTTATCGTGAGATTTTTGCGTTACGGGCATTGGGTCGGGATGTGGCGACGGCTAGTTTGCATTGTCCTGAGGCTTTTGACGAACCGTCGCTGATCAGCTTGGCGGAAGGAACGGTGGTTGTTTATAACGGATGGGGTCTGCTGCTGCGGGATGCGATAAAGGAAGGGCTTTTTCACCCGCGAAATATGTTCTGTACGTTGTGGATGGCATGGAACGATGCGGTGCGGGGTGTGTCGGGTTTTTCCTTGTTTTCGCGACTAAAGATTCTGGGTCAGGCGGTGGTGTCGCTGGCATTAGCCGGTCGACTGCGAGGGATGCGGATTGCGCATATTCACGGACATATGGCACATGCCCCGACGACGATAGCGATGTATACGGCGCGGCAGCTGGGCATTGGATTCAGTTTTACGGGTCATGCGGCGGATTTATTTCGTGATGGACAACTGCTGCGAGAAAAGCTTGAGCGTGCGCGATTTATTTCGTGTATCAGCTATTGGCATCGTGAATATTATAAGTCGGTTTACCGCAGAAGTGACGAGGTTTTGCCGGTGATTCGTTGCGGGATTGATCCGGCGATATTTGTGCCTGAAGCGCACGCATCTTATTCTGTAACAAAAATACTGGCGGCGGGGCGACTTGTACGAAAGAAGGGCTTTGATATTCTGTTGCAGTCGCTGGCGCAATTAAAAGAGCGAGCGGTACCATTCCACTGTACATTGATTGGGGACGGCGAAGAACGGGCGGCTCTTCAGTCCTTATGCGGTTCGCTCCATCTGGAGGATCAGGTGGAATTTATGGGATCGCAATCCAATGCGGTGATTTGCGCCGCCATGAAGCGGTCGGATTTATTTGTACTGCCCTGCCGCATTGCCTCATCGGGAGATCGTGACGGGATTCCGGTGGTATTGATGGAGGCGATGGCGGCGGAGCTGTGTGTGGTCAGCGGTGATTTACCGACCATTCGCGAGCTGGTGATCAACGAGGAAACAGGAATAATGGTGGAGCCGGAACAAGTGGAAGAGCTCTGCGATAAGCTGACATGGCTGATTCAGGATACGATTCGGCGGCAGGCCTTGGCCAGACGGGGGCGGGCGATGGTGGTGGAGCAGTATTCAAGCGAAGGGAATGCGCGTAAACTCAACCTTGCGTTTTCAGCCGCCATGGGATAA
- a CDS encoding hydrogenase, whose product MLFDIFNARYKQGSHTMAYPDGPAPVLPDRFAGRPDFDPSICADCEAPCQSACPTGAIVHSEQRFYLDLGKCIFCRRCEHACIKQNLHFTKNHQLATNSREALIITDPKSPLPSAHNARVAKRFGKSFTLRVVSAGGCGACEADTNVLNTLAWDLSRFGIHYAASPRHADGLILIGPVTNNMIDAVQSTYDAIPQPKTVIAVGSCAISGGIYADSPACQSAAERLPTDLFIPGCPSHPLTILDGFLRFIGRIPE is encoded by the coding sequence ATGTTATTTGATATTTTCAACGCACGTTATAAACAGGGGAGTCATACCATGGCATACCCGGATGGCCCCGCACCTGTTTTGCCTGATCGTTTTGCTGGCCGACCAGACTTCGATCCTTCGATCTGTGCCGACTGCGAGGCTCCCTGCCAATCTGCCTGCCCGACAGGAGCCATTGTTCACAGCGAACAACGCTTTTATCTCGACCTCGGCAAGTGCATCTTCTGTCGCAGATGCGAGCACGCCTGTATCAAACAAAACCTTCATTTTACAAAGAATCATCAACTAGCAACGAACAGCCGTGAGGCATTGATAATAACCGATCCAAAATCGCCATTGCCTTCAGCGCACAATGCCCGTGTCGCCAAACGATTCGGAAAGTCATTCACTCTGCGTGTGGTTAGTGCCGGTGGATGCGGTGCCTGTGAAGCCGATACCAATGTATTGAATACATTAGCCTGGGATCTAAGCCGTTTCGGTATTCATTACGCTGCGTCACCCCGTCATGCCGACGGACTTATCCTGATCGGTCCCGTAACCAACAACATGATCGACGCCGTACAATCCACCTATGATGCTATTCCGCAACCCAAAACAGTCATAGCCGTCGGCAGCTGCGCCATATCCGGCGGCATCTACGCCGATTCACCCGCCTGTCAATCCGCCGCCGAACGACTCCCAACCGATCTGTTTATACCCGGGTGTCCGTCCCACCCCTTAACTATTCTAGACGGCTTCCTTCGTTTCATCGGCCGAATCCCCGAATAA